One stretch of Vicinamibacterales bacterium DNA includes these proteins:
- the groL gene encoding chaperonin GroEL (60 kDa chaperone family; promotes refolding of misfolded polypeptides especially under stressful conditions; forms two stacked rings of heptamers to form a barrel-shaped 14mer; ends can be capped by GroES; misfolded proteins enter the barrel where they are refolded when GroES binds) — protein MAKQIIYGEQSRQAILRGVNQLADAVKVTLGPKGRNVVLDKKFGSPTITKDGVTVAKEIELKDPLENMGAQMVREVASKTSDTAGDGTTTATVLAQAIYREGARNVVAGANPMELKRGIEKAVEAMTAEIKKMAKPVKGNMIAQVGAISANSDPTIGDIIAAAMEKVGKDGVITVEEAKTLETTLDVVEGMQFDRGYLSPYFVTDPERMEVVLENPVILIHEKKISSMKDLLPVLEQVARLGRPLLIIAEDIEGEALATLVVNKLRGTLQAAAVKAPGFGDRRKAMLEDIAILTGGKALTEDLGVKLENIKLEDLGKAKKVTIDKDNTTIVEGAGESKAIEGRVKQIRVQVEETTSDYDREKLQERLAKLVGGVAIIKVGAATETEMKEKKARVEDAMHATKAAVEEGIVPGGGVALIRASKVLDGLKLEGDQKIGVAIIKRAIEEPCRWIATNAGLEGSIIVAQVKDGKGDEGFNAATEVFEDLVKAGVIDPAKVVRNALQNASSIASLLLTTEALICDIPEEKKESAGGGGMPGGGMGGMY, from the coding sequence ATGGCTAAGCAGATTATTTACGGCGAACAGTCCCGCCAGGCGATCCTCCGCGGCGTGAACCAGCTGGCCGACGCGGTCAAGGTGACCCTCGGCCCCAAGGGCCGCAACGTCGTCCTCGACAAGAAGTTCGGCTCCCCCACCATCACCAAGGACGGCGTGACGGTGGCCAAGGAAATCGAGCTCAAGGATCCGCTCGAGAACATGGGCGCCCAGATGGTGCGCGAAGTCGCGAGCAAGACCTCGGACACGGCCGGCGACGGCACGACCACGGCCACGGTGCTCGCCCAGGCCATCTATCGTGAAGGCGCCCGCAATGTGGTGGCCGGCGCGAACCCGATGGAACTGAAGCGCGGCATCGAGAAGGCGGTCGAGGCCATGACGGCCGAGATCAAGAAGATGGCGAAGCCGGTCAAGGGCAACATGATTGCCCAGGTTGGCGCCATCTCCGCCAACAGCGACCCGACCATCGGCGACATCATCGCCGCGGCGATGGAGAAGGTCGGCAAGGACGGCGTCATCACCGTTGAGGAAGCCAAGACCCTCGAGACGACGCTGGATGTGGTCGAAGGCATGCAGTTCGACCGCGGCTACCTGTCGCCCTACTTCGTGACCGACCCCGAGCGCATGGAAGTGGTGCTCGAGAACCCCGTCATCCTGATCCACGAAAAGAAGATCAGCTCGATGAAGGACCTGCTCCCCGTACTCGAGCAGGTGGCGCGCCTCGGCCGCCCGCTGCTGATCATCGCTGAAGACATCGAAGGCGAAGCGCTGGCGACCCTCGTCGTCAACAAGCTGCGTGGCACGCTCCAGGCCGCGGCCGTCAAGGCCCCGGGCTTCGGCGACCGCCGCAAGGCCATGCTCGAAGACATCGCCATCCTGACCGGCGGCAAGGCCCTGACCGAGGACCTCGGCGTCAAGCTCGAGAACATCAAGCTCGAAGATCTCGGCAAGGCCAAGAAGGTCACCATCGACAAGGACAACACGACGATCGTCGAGGGCGCTGGCGAAAGCAAGGCCATCGAGGGCCGCGTCAAGCAGATCCGCGTCCAGGTCGAAGAGACCACCTCCGACTACGACCGCGAGAAGCTCCAGGAACGCCTGGCCAAGCTCGTGGGCGGCGTCGCCATCATCAAGGTCGGTGCGGCCACCGAAACCGAGATGAAGGAAAAGAAGGCGCGCGTCGAAGACGCGATGCACGCGACCAAGGCGGCAGTCGAAGAGGGCATCGTGCCCGGCGGCGGCGTGGCCCTGATTCGTGCCAGCAAGGTGCTCGACGGCCTGAAGCTCGAAGGCGACCAGAAGATCGGCGTGGCCATCATCAAGCGCGCGATCGAAGAACCCTGCCGCTGGATTGCCACCAACGCCGGCCTCGAAGGCTCGATCATCGTGGCCCAGGTGAAGGACGGCAAGGGCGACGAGGGCTTCAACGCCGCCACCGAAGTGTTCGAGGACCTGGTCAAGGCCGGCGTCATCGACCCCGCGAAGGTCGTTCGCAACGCGCTGCAGAACGCTTCGTCCATCGCCTCCCTCCTGCTCACCACGGAAGCGCTGATTTGCGACATTCCGGAAGAGAAGAAGGAATCCGCCGGCGGCGGCGGTATGCCGGGCGGCGGCATGGGCGGGATGTACTAA
- a CDS encoding peptide chain release factor 3: MQTVISPNATLKAEVARRRTFAIISHPDAGKTTLTEKLLLYAGAIELAGAVRGRKSERAVVSDWMDIERERGISVTSAAVEFDIGEHHLTLLDTPGHKDFSEDTYRTLFAVDGVVMVIDAAKGIETQTRKLFEVCKLRRLPVLTFINKLDQPSRDPFDLLDEIERVLGLHAVPMNWPIGSGDRFRGVFDLQQGRVHFYERKGRAHQAPVEVSSAHDPRLAELLGREAWQHLIDETSLVTGAGTTFDRQGYLEGRHTPVFFGSALSNFGLEPFLKALTELAPPPMARMSDHGLIAPDSPNFSGFVFKIQANMNRRHRDRIAFLRVCSGVFEKDMVITNARQGAEIRAARPYRFFGGKRETIDRAYPGDVVGLVNPGQFGIGDTLYSGVALKYPPIPRFPAEHFGIARLRDVRFKQFDDGIRQLEEEGLMQVLYPTVGRREPILGTVGPLQLEVLKARLENEYNVACDVDSLPYTAARWVTGPADKIAAMSASTSGTRSTTDRDGRPVMLFESEWALEYCTRNNPDVQFLAVMP; the protein is encoded by the coding sequence TTGCAGACGGTTATCTCGCCCAACGCCACATTGAAGGCCGAAGTCGCCCGGCGGCGCACGTTCGCCATCATTTCCCACCCCGACGCCGGCAAGACCACGTTGACCGAAAAGCTCCTGCTGTACGCCGGGGCGATTGAGCTGGCCGGCGCCGTGCGCGGTCGCAAGTCCGAGCGCGCGGTGGTCTCGGACTGGATGGACATCGAGCGCGAGCGCGGCATTTCCGTGACCTCGGCCGCCGTTGAGTTCGACATCGGCGAGCACCATCTCACGCTGCTCGACACGCCCGGCCACAAGGACTTCAGCGAAGACACCTATCGCACGCTGTTCGCGGTGGACGGCGTGGTGATGGTGATCGACGCGGCGAAGGGCATCGAGACGCAGACGCGCAAGCTGTTCGAGGTCTGCAAGCTGCGGCGCCTGCCGGTGCTCACGTTCATCAACAAGCTCGATCAACCCAGTCGCGATCCCTTCGATCTGCTGGACGAGATCGAGCGTGTGCTCGGCTTGCACGCGGTGCCGATGAATTGGCCGATCGGCAGCGGCGATCGTTTTCGCGGCGTGTTCGATCTGCAGCAGGGCCGGGTCCACTTCTACGAGCGGAAAGGCCGGGCGCACCAGGCGCCGGTCGAAGTGTCGTCGGCTCACGATCCGCGCCTGGCCGAGCTGCTCGGGCGGGAGGCCTGGCAGCACCTGATCGACGAAACCTCGCTCGTGACCGGCGCCGGCACGACGTTCGATCGGCAGGGGTATCTCGAGGGCCGGCACACCCCGGTGTTCTTCGGCAGCGCGTTGTCGAATTTCGGGCTGGAGCCCTTTCTCAAGGCGCTGACGGAGCTGGCGCCGCCGCCCATGGCCCGCATGAGCGACCACGGCTTGATTGCGCCGGACTCGCCCAACTTCAGCGGCTTCGTGTTCAAGATCCAGGCGAACATGAACCGCCGTCATCGCGACCGCATCGCGTTTCTGCGGGTCTGCTCGGGCGTGTTCGAGAAGGACATGGTGATCACCAACGCGCGGCAGGGCGCCGAGATTCGCGCGGCGCGGCCGTACCGCTTCTTCGGCGGCAAGCGCGAAACCATCGACCGGGCCTATCCCGGCGACGTGGTGGGGCTGGTGAATCCCGGTCAGTTCGGGATTGGCGACACGCTCTACAGCGGCGTGGCGTTGAAGTACCCGCCCATCCCGCGATTTCCGGCGGAGCACTTCGGCATTGCCCGTCTGCGTGACGTCCGCTTCAAGCAGTTCGACGATGGCATCAGGCAGCTGGAGGAAGAGGGCCTGATGCAGGTGCTCTATCCAACGGTGGGGCGTCGCGAGCCGATTCTGGGAACGGTCGGTCCGCTACAACTGGAAGTGCTGAAGGCGCGGCTCGAGAACGAGTACAACGTCGCCTGCGACGTCGATTCGCTCCCGTATACCGCGGCGAGGTGGGTGACGGGGCCGGCCGACAAGATTGCCGCGATGTCGGCATCGACCTCCGGCACCCGCAGCACCACCGACCGTGACGGCCGCCCGGTGATGCTGTTCGAGTCAGAGTGGGCGCTGGAGTATTGCACGCGCAACAATCCAGACGTCCAGTTCCTGGCCGTCATGCCTTAG
- a CDS encoding alpha/beta fold hydrolase → MTRTRLVLALAAAASLALVAEAAAQSPYPAPIDGDFVARDYLFTSGDRMAAVKIHYRTVGTPRQDADGVVRNAVLILHGTGGTGGGFLSATYAGRLFGKGQPLDAEKYFIILPDNVGHGQSSKPSDGLRMKFPRYGYTDMVKLQHLLVTQGLGLTNLKLVMGTSMGAMHAWNWGYMYPGFAAGLVPLASNPVEIGGRNRVWRKLLIDAIVTDPTWKNGDYTEPPRGLASALGFLLMATSVPLQWQKQFPTIEAADQWLADQLASRTKATDANDMLYYFRAIEDFNPAPHLSQITAPLLAINSADDFVNPPELPMMQELIKQVKKGRFILLPITDATRGHGTHSIPAIWGEELVKFMAELK, encoded by the coding sequence ATGACGCGCACTCGCCTGGTTCTCGCCTTGGCCGCTGCGGCCTCACTTGCCCTGGTCGCGGAGGCGGCCGCGCAATCTCCGTATCCAGCTCCGATTGACGGCGACTTCGTCGCGCGCGACTACCTGTTCACCAGTGGCGATCGGATGGCCGCGGTGAAGATCCACTACCGCACGGTCGGCACGCCGCGGCAGGACGCCGACGGCGTCGTTCGCAACGCCGTGTTGATCCTGCACGGCACGGGCGGAACCGGCGGCGGGTTCCTGAGCGCGACCTACGCCGGACGGTTGTTCGGGAAGGGGCAGCCGCTCGACGCGGAGAAGTACTTCATCATCCTGCCCGACAACGTCGGCCACGGGCAGTCGAGCAAGCCGAGCGACGGCCTGCGGATGAAGTTTCCGCGCTACGGCTACACCGACATGGTGAAGCTCCAGCACCTGCTCGTGACGCAGGGGCTGGGCCTGACCAACCTGAAGCTGGTAATGGGCACGTCCATGGGCGCGATGCACGCGTGGAACTGGGGCTACATGTATCCCGGCTTTGCCGCGGGCCTGGTGCCGCTGGCGAGCAACCCCGTGGAGATTGGCGGCCGCAATCGCGTGTGGCGCAAGCTGCTGATCGACGCCATCGTGACCGATCCGACGTGGAAGAACGGCGACTACACCGAACCGCCGCGCGGGCTGGCCAGCGCCCTCGGGTTCCTGTTGATGGCCACCAGCGTGCCGCTGCAGTGGCAGAAGCAGTTCCCGACCATCGAGGCGGCCGACCAGTGGCTGGCCGATCAGCTTGCCAGCCGGACGAAGGCGACCGACGCCAACGACATGCTGTATTACTTCCGCGCCATCGAGGATTTCAACCCGGCGCCGCACCTCTCGCAGATCACGGCACCCCTGCTGGCCATCAACTCGGCCGACGACTTCGTGAACCCGCCCGAATTGCCCATGATGCAGGAGTTGATTAAGCAGGTGAAGAAGGGGCGGTTCATCCTGCTGCCGATTACCGACGCCACCCGCGGGCACGGCACCCATTCCATTCCAGCGATCTGGGGCGAGGAACTGGTAAAATTCATGGCGGAGTTGAAATAG
- the groES gene encoding co-chaperone GroES produces the protein MALRPLHDRILVQRTEEEEQKVGGIIIPDSAKEKPQQGKVTAVGAGKADKDGKRIALDVKEGDTILFGKYSGQEVRVDGEDYLIMREDEVLAVIEGGKKK, from the coding sequence ATGGCTTTACGACCGCTCCACGACCGCATCCTCGTGCAGCGCACTGAGGAAGAAGAACAGAAGGTTGGCGGCATCATCATCCCGGACTCGGCCAAGGAAAAGCCGCAGCAGGGAAAGGTGACGGCTGTCGGCGCTGGTAAGGCTGACAAGGACGGCAAGCGCATCGCGCTCGACGTCAAGGAAGGCGACACCATCCTGTTCGGGAAGTACTCAGGCCAGGAAGTTCGTGTCGACGGCGAGGATTACCTCATCATGCGCGAGGACGAAGTCCTGGCGGTGATCGAGGGCGGGAAAAAGAAGTAA
- a CDS encoding sigma-54 dependent transcriptional regulator, translating to MESPPTFLGSSPAIQAVLEDADAVAASDSKVLITGESGSGKEVLARRIHLRSRRRQLPMFTINCAGVPEGLLESEFFGHMRGSFTGADRDRRGFLEAADNGTVLLDEVGEMSLRMQGMLLRFLENGEIQRVGSEHPRTIVDVRVIAATNRDLLEQVRRKEFREDLYYRLNIVHLVVPPLRERREDIALLFRHYLTVLSGLARVPEPDVSPDAIHALEQYDWPGNVRELKNVVERVLLIRAGQVVTAANLPLTPRPPVTPAAAAQAAPESAADARYRSMAEGGASFWVVVYEPFMVRDMTRETVRQIILRGLQQTKGSYRLVAQLFNLPPEDYKRFMNFLQKHECLIPFQSFRVVSDARDRQRPTAPDEPRSAGHSS from the coding sequence TTGGAATCCCCCCCAACGTTCTTAGGCTCCAGCCCGGCCATCCAGGCCGTGCTGGAGGACGCTGATGCCGTTGCGGCCAGTGACTCGAAGGTCCTCATCACTGGCGAAAGCGGCTCAGGCAAGGAAGTGCTTGCGCGCCGAATCCACTTGCGCAGCCGGCGGCGCCAGTTGCCGATGTTCACGATCAATTGCGCGGGCGTGCCGGAAGGCCTGCTGGAATCGGAATTCTTCGGCCACATGCGCGGCAGCTTCACCGGCGCGGATCGCGACCGGCGCGGGTTCCTCGAGGCAGCCGACAACGGCACGGTGCTGCTCGACGAAGTCGGCGAGATGAGCCTCCGCATGCAGGGCATGTTGCTCCGCTTCCTCGAGAACGGCGAGATTCAACGGGTCGGCTCCGAGCATCCCCGCACGATTGTTGACGTGCGAGTCATCGCCGCGACCAACCGCGACCTGCTCGAGCAGGTGCGCCGGAAAGAATTCCGCGAAGACCTGTATTACCGCCTGAACATCGTCCACCTCGTGGTGCCGCCTCTTCGCGAGCGGCGTGAAGACATCGCGCTGCTGTTCAGGCACTACCTGACCGTGCTCAGTGGGCTGGCGCGCGTGCCCGAGCCCGATGTGAGCCCGGACGCCATCCACGCCCTGGAGCAATACGACTGGCCCGGCAACGTGCGCGAGTTGAAGAACGTGGTCGAACGCGTCTTACTCATCCGTGCCGGGCAGGTGGTCACCGCCGCCAACCTGCCCCTGACGCCGCGGCCGCCGGTCACCCCTGCGGCCGCGGCCCAGGCCGCGCCCGAGTCAGCGGCTGATGCCCGCTATCGGAGCATGGCCGAGGGCGGCGCCTCATTCTGGGTCGTCGTCTACGAGCCGTTCATGGTTCGCGACATGACCCGGGAGACGGTGCGGCAGATCATCCTGCGCGGACTGCAGCAGACCAAAGGCAGTTACCGCCTGGTCGCCCAGCTCTTCAACCTGCCGCCGGAAGACTACAAGCGCTTCATGAACTTCCTGCAGAAGCACGAATGCCTGATCCCGTTCCAGAGTTTCCGGGTGGTGTCAGACGCGCGCGACCGGCAGCGGCCAACCGCGCCTGACGAGCCGCGGTCAGCCGGCCACTCCTCATAG